A stretch of Desulfotalea psychrophila LSv54 DNA encodes these proteins:
- the nfsB gene encoding oxygen-insensitive NAD(P)H nitroreductase has product MTEIENLLHDRYTTKVFDPERTISPEKIQQIKNLLRFSASSVNIQPWHFVLAASEAGKARIAQSVVGSYGFNEQKIRDASHVVVLCTRVDLGQEYLQELIEQQERDGRFLQLEDKQNTLDATALFSGMHFNELKDGQHWLEKQVYLALGNLLLGAKMLGVDTCPMEGFDAFQLNSDLALRDRGLCASIIVALGYQDVGDYNAKLPKSRWPQERVFTEI; this is encoded by the coding sequence ATGACAGAGATAGAAAATTTATTACATGATCGATATACAACAAAGGTTTTTGATCCTGAGCGAACCATCTCACCTGAAAAAATTCAGCAGATAAAAAACCTGCTTCGCTTTAGTGCCTCCTCGGTAAACATCCAGCCCTGGCATTTTGTCCTTGCTGCCTCCGAGGCAGGCAAGGCGCGTATTGCCCAGTCAGTGGTGGGCTCCTATGGATTTAATGAACAGAAAATACGAGATGCCTCCCATGTAGTGGTGCTCTGTACCCGGGTAGACCTGGGACAGGAGTACCTGCAGGAGTTGATCGAACAACAGGAGAGGGATGGTCGTTTTCTCCAGCTGGAGGATAAGCAAAATACCCTGGATGCGACGGCCCTTTTTTCTGGGATGCATTTCAATGAGCTTAAGGATGGTCAGCACTGGTTGGAAAAGCAGGTGTACCTTGCCCTGGGCAATCTACTTCTTGGCGCCAAGATGTTGGGAGTTGATACATGTCCCATGGAGGGATTTGATGCCTTCCAGCTAAATAGTGACCTTGCTCTTCGTGATAGAGGGCTCTGCGCGTCTATTATTGTTGCCCTTGGCTATCAGGATGTGGGGGATTACAACGCGAAGCTACCGAAATCTCGTTGGCCTCAGGAGAGGGTCTTTACAGAAATTTAG
- the trkA gene encoding Trk system potassium transporter TrkA encodes MFFKKGSPTEKILLLGLGGVGFYLAKRLVDEEYAVTIIEQDSKMIAMASQQIDARFIKGDAMSMGCWREAGAGSMDYLIAVTDNDAVNMMASLIANKFGIRQKIARIRSLEFGNPDSIITAKDLKLDLSIYPEELTAQEIVRLVERNSGHEIIEIADGEIELWATEVNDLSPWVYKQLKEVAQIHSDFYFRVVAIARGIATIIPSGEDELQPDDHLFIMVHKNNLPKLMKLMGNKKNKQHKVLILGGGRVGTRVASLLEKSVQVTLVEKNEARAEELSLSLPNTEILNGDGSDGEVLITAGLFSSNTLISLTGENETNIMTSLLAKHLIKQKKDQTQVADTRTIAIVNKEDYLVLAATTCTDIALNKKIMAANEILKYIRKREFQAVVHLHGFDAEVVELIAAPKSIITKKPLAKLDPYYLKKMIVGAVYHDNGWDIGIGDTQIEAKQRVLIICASKDLKIVRKVFSA; translated from the coding sequence ATGTTCTTTAAAAAGGGAAGTCCTACCGAGAAAATCCTTCTTCTAGGTCTTGGCGGTGTGGGCTTTTATCTTGCAAAACGATTAGTTGATGAAGAATACGCCGTCACCATCATAGAACAAGACAGCAAAATGATTGCCATGGCCAGTCAACAGATCGATGCCCGTTTCATCAAAGGCGATGCCATGAGCATGGGATGCTGGCGTGAGGCAGGTGCCGGGAGCATGGACTATCTCATTGCCGTAACCGATAATGATGCGGTAAACATGATGGCCTCCCTTATCGCCAATAAGTTTGGTATTCGACAAAAAATCGCCCGTATTCGTTCCTTGGAATTTGGTAACCCCGACTCGATTATTACTGCCAAAGACCTCAAGCTTGACCTAAGCATTTACCCGGAGGAGCTCACCGCCCAGGAAATTGTCCGGCTCGTTGAGCGTAATTCCGGACATGAAATTATAGAAATTGCCGATGGCGAAATTGAGCTCTGGGCAACAGAGGTCAACGACCTCTCTCCCTGGGTCTACAAACAACTTAAAGAAGTTGCCCAGATCCATAGCGATTTCTACTTCCGGGTTGTAGCCATTGCCCGTGGTATTGCAACAATCATCCCCAGTGGCGAAGATGAACTCCAGCCAGACGACCACCTCTTTATCATGGTTCACAAGAATAATCTTCCCAAACTGATGAAGCTGATGGGGAACAAAAAAAACAAACAACATAAGGTACTTATTCTGGGCGGAGGCAGGGTGGGAACACGAGTTGCCAGTCTACTTGAAAAATCCGTGCAGGTGACCCTTGTTGAGAAAAACGAGGCCCGAGCAGAGGAACTCTCCCTTAGTCTGCCCAACACCGAAATCCTCAATGGCGATGGCTCCGATGGAGAGGTGCTTATCACAGCGGGACTATTCAGCTCCAACACCCTGATTAGTTTAACCGGCGAAAATGAAACCAATATCATGACCTCACTGCTGGCTAAACATCTTATTAAACAGAAAAAAGATCAGACGCAGGTCGCCGATACCCGAACCATAGCCATTGTTAATAAGGAGGACTATCTGGTGCTGGCGGCAACTACCTGTACCGATATTGCCCTTAACAAGAAGATCATGGCAGCCAATGAAATACTCAAATATATTCGTAAAAGAGAATTCCAGGCAGTTGTCCACCTACACGGCTTTGATGCAGAGGTTGTAGAACTTATAGCCGCACCAAAATCCATTATTACCAAAAAGCCCCTGGCAAAGCTCGACCCCTACTACCTGAAAAAAATGATAGTTGGAGCCGTTTATCATGATAATGGCTGGGACATTGGTATAGGAGATACCCAAATAGAGGCGAAGCAGAGAGTGTTGATCATTTGCGCATCCAAAGACCTTAAAATCGTACGCAAGGTCTTTAGCGCATAG
- a CDS encoding DUF1722 domain-containing protein — protein MRIWDIDPGYLNRQSLLGEHFELHGIVSIIVNNKKGYSRHPETVRWLEHGWALGKRHLQLAVEMSLRGYREKSPVSLQVNRDQWPENYIDEPFEQFAILQDKYEQKEQGRIALPQNVQELWRHHKYSVLARDVEAYKEIGRQVSGTNSNDDFAPLAMRLSKLLRVAPFEGGLRNSLQHMWGHVSELAITPQEELEQWSLKELLGEIQRRTLKYKEPYLISSTALGELMAWI, from the coding sequence ATGCGAATTTGGGATATTGATCCGGGATATTTGAATCGGCAGAGCCTGCTAGGTGAGCATTTTGAACTTCACGGAATTGTTTCGATTATTGTTAACAACAAGAAGGGCTACTCACGTCATCCAGAGACAGTTCGTTGGCTTGAGCATGGTTGGGCCCTGGGCAAGCGTCACCTACAACTTGCCGTTGAAATGTCGCTTAGGGGATATAGAGAGAAATCTCCTGTTTCTCTTCAAGTCAACAGGGACCAGTGGCCTGAAAACTATATTGACGAACCATTTGAGCAATTTGCAATATTGCAGGATAAATATGAGCAGAAGGAGCAGGGCAGAATAGCACTTCCCCAAAATGTGCAGGAATTATGGAGACATCATAAATATTCAGTCCTGGCCCGGGATGTGGAAGCCTATAAAGAGATTGGCCGTCAGGTTTCCGGGACGAATTCGAATGATGACTTTGCCCCTCTGGCAATGAGGCTCTCTAAACTTTTAAGAGTGGCCCCTTTCGAAGGTGGTCTGAGGAATTCACTGCAACATATGTGGGGCCATGTATCGGAGCTTGCCATAACTCCACAGGAAGAGTTGGAGCAGTGGTCATTAAAAGAGTTATTAGGAGAAATTCAAAGGCGGACTCTTAAGTATAAGGAGCCCTATTTGATTTCATCAACGGCGTTGGGGGAATTAATGGCCTGGATTTAG
- the pyrF gene encoding orotidine-5'-phosphate decarboxylase, translating to MTNIPLNERVIVALDLDSPEAVKEMVKKCEPETNFFKIGLQVFMNSHFDTVDWILDRGHKVMLDLKFFDIPETVKLAIEQVNQRGVSLVTIHGNDPIIRAAVSAARGDMKLLAVTVLTSFGEEDMRAMGMTGSIEDLVYFRAKRALELGCDGVVSSGLEAARMRRDLGEKLLIVTPGIRPGANISDGSDDQTRIVTAGTAIKNGANHVVVGRPITKSADPAAVIAMMKADIEASCM from the coding sequence ATGACAAATATCCCGCTTAATGAACGAGTAATTGTAGCACTTGACCTTGACTCACCTGAAGCAGTTAAAGAGATGGTGAAAAAGTGCGAGCCTGAGACGAATTTTTTTAAGATTGGTTTACAGGTCTTTATGAATAGCCATTTTGATACCGTTGACTGGATTCTTGATCGAGGTCATAAGGTAATGCTCGATTTGAAATTTTTTGATATTCCTGAAACGGTAAAACTGGCCATTGAGCAGGTAAATCAACGGGGCGTTTCCCTGGTAACCATTCATGGTAATGACCCTATTATCAGGGCAGCTGTATCGGCTGCCCGTGGCGATATGAAGTTGCTTGCCGTAACTGTTCTTACCAGCTTTGGCGAAGAGGATATGCGAGCCATGGGCATGACTGGAAGCATAGAGGATCTGGTTTATTTCAGGGCGAAACGGGCCCTTGAATTGGGTTGTGATGGCGTTGTTTCTTCAGGGCTTGAGGCAGCACGTATGCGTAGAGACTTGGGAGAGAAACTCTTGATTGTGACTCCCGGCATTCGTCCCGGGGCAAATATCAGCGATGGATCAGATGATCAAACGCGCATTGTTACCGCTGGTACTGCCATAAAAAATGGTGCCAACCATGTTGTGGTTGGGCGTCCTATTACAAAATCTGCTGATCCGGCTGCTGTTATTGCCATGATGAAGGCTGATATTGAAGCATCTTGCATGTAG
- the ilvY gene encoding HTH-type transcriptional activator IlvY has protein sequence MNIRELKLFRHLSHSLHFGKTSRECHITPSGLTRTIQRLEGEIGQPLFQRDNRSVQLTAAGFTFCSYCDETIERWNDLQNHLTGQTSLKGEISLYCSVTAVLSILPTIFRRFKNEHPEVRIRIETGDAAEAQQKINAKEADISIIALPDKQPENLKFIEFLQTPLIFILPNQFTEAIIVGEEGIDWQKTPIIMPNRGLSRQRTDKWFAEKNIHPNIYSQVAGNEAIIAMVSMGCGAGVVPQLVMEKSPLASQVTVTEVYPRLTPFSVGACVTTKKLKEPIVDAFWQVASLYRQNMPLSYGWGN, from the coding sequence ATGAACATCAGGGAATTAAAACTTTTTCGTCATCTCTCACACTCTCTCCACTTCGGCAAGACAAGTAGGGAATGCCATATCACACCGTCCGGCCTGACCCGCACCATCCAGAGACTTGAAGGTGAAATCGGCCAACCACTGTTTCAGCGGGACAACCGCTCTGTTCAGCTCACCGCGGCAGGATTCACCTTCTGCTCCTATTGCGACGAAACAATAGAGCGTTGGAATGACTTACAAAACCACCTTACTGGGCAGACAAGCCTCAAAGGAGAGATATCCCTCTACTGTTCTGTCACCGCTGTTCTCTCTATTCTTCCCACAATTTTTCGCAGGTTTAAAAACGAACATCCCGAAGTGCGCATCCGTATTGAGACAGGGGATGCCGCCGAGGCTCAGCAAAAAATTAATGCAAAGGAGGCAGATATTTCCATTATTGCCCTCCCCGATAAGCAACCAGAAAATCTAAAATTTATTGAATTCCTGCAAACGCCACTTATATTTATTCTCCCCAACCAATTCACCGAAGCTATTATTGTCGGAGAAGAGGGTATAGACTGGCAAAAAACACCAATCATCATGCCCAACAGGGGACTGAGCAGACAACGGACTGACAAATGGTTTGCTGAAAAAAATATTCATCCTAATATATACTCCCAGGTAGCTGGTAATGAGGCAATAATTGCCATGGTGAGTATGGGCTGTGGAGCAGGTGTTGTCCCGCAACTGGTCATGGAAAAGAGCCCACTTGCCTCTCAGGTAACGGTAACAGAGGTCTATCCCAGACTCACTCCATTTTCCGTCGGGGCCTGTGTAACAACAAAGAAATTAAAGGAACCAATAGTCGATGCCTTTTGGCAGGTCGCATCACTCTACAGGCAAAATATGCCTCTCAGCTATGGTTGGGGAAATTGA
- a CDS encoding vitamin K epoxide reductase family protein: MLNLIIVLIGILVTGTQTALIFFGEQAICFNEGCAVVESFTKVPPVIFNLAGCLYFLLIFYTFCRARSGSDGWRQLASLLLLAGMAAEGVLVAFQYYIVDIFCSYCLIICSLVFALNLIAGLKQFCRGIVAFVAVLVAFSVLQFSSPGGNISLEGGVYARLAGDSGAKKMYLFFSETCPHCEEVIATINESNTCEIAFNPVGVITDFPLENAVVKDGYRAEGNVAFLASLGIREIPVLVITGPGGAEVLKGKNRIDDYLDKNCRGQFSGESSALESRMSSVLSDGETDFLFLEEEQNCEVNTNVDCNDLNKNGEN, translated from the coding sequence ATGTTGAATCTAATCATTGTCCTTATCGGTATCTTGGTGACGGGAACGCAGACAGCGCTTATTTTTTTTGGCGAACAGGCCATCTGTTTTAATGAGGGTTGCGCTGTGGTGGAGAGTTTCACCAAGGTTCCTCCGGTTATTTTCAATCTTGCCGGTTGCCTTTACTTTCTTCTGATTTTCTATACCTTTTGCCGGGCCAGATCTGGTTCAGATGGTTGGCGCCAGTTGGCCAGTCTACTTTTGCTGGCAGGGATGGCAGCTGAAGGTGTGCTCGTTGCCTTTCAATATTATATTGTCGATATCTTTTGTAGCTATTGCTTAATTATTTGTAGTTTGGTATTTGCTCTCAACCTTATAGCTGGCCTTAAACAGTTTTGTCGGGGCATCGTGGCTTTTGTTGCTGTCCTGGTCGCTTTCTCGGTTCTGCAATTCTCTTCTCCAGGTGGAAATATTTCTCTGGAGGGAGGTGTCTATGCCCGCCTTGCCGGTGATAGCGGTGCAAAAAAGATGTATCTCTTTTTCTCTGAGACCTGCCCGCACTGTGAGGAGGTTATTGCCACCATAAATGAGAGTAATACCTGTGAGATTGCCTTTAATCCTGTGGGGGTGATCACCGATTTTCCTCTGGAAAATGCGGTTGTTAAAGATGGATACAGGGCTGAGGGTAATGTGGCATTTCTTGCATCTCTGGGTATTAGGGAGATCCCTGTCTTGGTGATAACAGGCCCTGGCGGGGCAGAGGTCCTAAAGGGAAAAAATCGGATAGATGATTATTTAGATAAAAACTGCAGGGGACAATTTTCAGGGGAATCTTCCGCGCTAGAGAGTCGTATGAGCTCTGTTCTTTCCGATGGAGAGACCGATTTTCTTTTCTTGGAAGAAGAGCAAAATTGTGAAGTTAATACTAATGTTGATTGCAATGATTTGAATAAAAATGGTGAAAATTAG
- the radA gene encoding DNA repair protein RadA, whose translation MNGKREKSIFICTKCGHNSGKWLGKCPCCGEWQSFVEREHRASKTSVSASQPVPLQRSSEQSLRRLATEIEEFDRVLGGGILPGAMILIGGEPGIGKSTLLLHILSEIACQELPVIYISGEESVGQIEMRAMRLGIFNPLIYLATENRVEAIVEIVREMRPALLVIDSIQTLVSAAISSLPGSINQVRESAVQLQAFAKENNVPVILAGHVTKDGGLAGPKVLEHMVDTVLYFESDRGNGLRILRTVKNRFGSTNEVGVFEMKEEGLVQVANPSEIFLAERPLGEPGSIVLPSMEGTRPILVEVQALVCPSTLAMPRRTAVGADPQRLSLLCAVLEKKVGLDMHRHDIFLNIVGGLHVVEPALDLGVISALASSMLGRVVPPTTLVCGEVGLTGEIRAVGHVVSRIREAERLGFTRFIMPKSNAERLLGQPGIELVGVATVSALLEVLFEG comes from the coding sequence ATGAATGGAAAAAGGGAAAAGAGTATATTTATCTGTACAAAATGTGGACATAACAGCGGGAAATGGTTGGGCAAGTGCCCATGTTGTGGCGAATGGCAGAGCTTTGTGGAAAGAGAGCATCGCGCCAGTAAAACGTCAGTCTCTGCATCTCAGCCAGTGCCCCTTCAGCGGAGTTCAGAGCAAAGTCTCAGACGTCTTGCAACTGAGATAGAAGAATTTGATCGAGTTCTTGGCGGGGGTATTTTACCGGGGGCTATGATTCTTATTGGTGGCGAGCCGGGGATAGGTAAATCTACTTTATTATTGCATATTCTTTCGGAAATTGCCTGCCAGGAGTTGCCTGTGATATATATATCCGGTGAGGAGTCTGTGGGGCAGATAGAGATGCGGGCAATGCGTTTGGGTATCTTTAATCCACTTATTTATCTTGCCACGGAAAACAGGGTAGAGGCTATTGTTGAAATCGTCAGAGAGATGAGGCCTGCTCTTCTGGTCATAGATTCGATTCAGACTCTGGTTTCGGCCGCAATATCCTCATTGCCTGGTTCCATAAATCAGGTGAGAGAGTCTGCTGTTCAGCTTCAGGCCTTTGCGAAGGAGAACAATGTTCCGGTTATTTTGGCAGGGCATGTCACTAAGGATGGTGGCCTGGCAGGACCTAAAGTGCTTGAGCATATGGTCGATACAGTACTGTATTTTGAGAGTGATCGTGGTAATGGCCTGAGAATACTTCGAACGGTAAAAAATCGTTTTGGCTCAACCAATGAGGTGGGTGTGTTTGAGATGAAGGAGGAGGGGCTGGTGCAGGTGGCCAATCCCTCTGAGATTTTTCTTGCAGAGCGCCCTCTTGGTGAGCCTGGCTCAATTGTTCTTCCTAGTATGGAGGGTACCAGGCCTATTCTGGTGGAGGTACAGGCTCTTGTCTGTCCCTCCACTCTCGCCATGCCCCGGAGAACTGCCGTTGGTGCAGATCCTCAACGTCTCTCTCTTCTCTGTGCAGTGCTTGAAAAAAAAGTTGGTCTTGATATGCATAGGCATGATATTTTCCTTAATATTGTTGGTGGACTTCATGTTGTTGAGCCAGCTCTTGACCTTGGGGTAATCTCTGCCCTGGCATCGAGCATGCTGGGAAGGGTTGTTCCTCCCACAACCCTTGTCTGTGGTGAGGTGGGCTTGACCGGTGAAATCCGTGCTGTGGGGCACGTTGTTTCACGTATTAGAGAGGCCGAACGCCTTGGCTTTACTCGTTTTATTATGCCAAAGAGTAATGCAGAACGTCTGCTAGGTCAGCCTGGGATAGAGTTAGTTGGCGTTGCCACGGTTTCTGCTTTGCTTGAAGTTTTGTTTGAAGGATGA
- a CDS encoding TrkH family potassium uptake protein translates to MNPASIANVFGALLLVTGGSMLLPIICALCYNDGDVKALSISALIIVAVGLPLKRVFRNHDTLSIRDGLFIACFGWVVISAFSALPFMIHGTIPSFCDAFFEMMSGYTTTGSTILTDIEKVPHGLLFWRSQTHLLGGMGFLTLTIIFLPHGVGGARIFRAESSPGQVITGDRFMARNRDTMVFLWAIYLGLNILQTLLLYLGDMSLFDSLCHAFGTISTSGYSTMNDSVGAFHSSYIDWVTIVFMILGGVTFVLFYEALRGNWRSVIDNTEFRYYLAVLLFFCLSVSWILYVDGIYDSFPDALRYGTFQVVSILTTTGFATANYLTWPQSTQLFLVIVCFIGACAGSTTSGIKIVHYVLIFKHMYVSIKRIFLQPMYVSTTRLNGKPVDASVVDLAVCYFIVNILMVFFGGMVMILLEDITAVTAFSSVVATLMNIGPGFGQVGPVDNFAFFSDTGKWFLAWNMLVGRLEMFSVLVIFYPAFWKR, encoded by the coding sequence ATGAACCCTGCATCTATAGCCAATGTTTTTGGTGCACTTTTACTGGTAACAGGCGGTTCTATGCTGTTACCGATTATCTGTGCCCTCTGTTACAACGATGGAGATGTTAAGGCCCTTTCCATTTCCGCTCTTATTATTGTGGCGGTGGGTTTGCCTTTAAAGAGAGTTTTTCGTAATCATGATACTCTTTCGATTCGGGACGGTCTTTTTATTGCCTGTTTTGGTTGGGTTGTTATCTCTGCTTTTTCCGCCCTGCCATTTATGATCCATGGAACAATACCATCATTTTGTGATGCCTTTTTTGAGATGATGTCCGGCTATACCACCACGGGCTCAACGATACTCACTGATATCGAAAAGGTACCCCATGGCCTGCTTTTTTGGCGGAGCCAGACCCACCTTCTCGGAGGTATGGGTTTTCTTACCCTGACTATTATTTTTCTTCCCCATGGAGTGGGGGGGGCCCGTATTTTTCGGGCAGAATCCAGTCCGGGGCAGGTGATCACCGGTGATCGCTTTATGGCCCGTAACCGGGATACAATGGTCTTTTTGTGGGCCATTTATCTGGGCCTTAATATCCTCCAGACCCTGCTTCTCTATCTGGGAGATATGTCCCTCTTTGATAGTCTCTGCCATGCCTTTGGAACCATATCAACCTCTGGCTATTCTACCATGAACGACAGTGTAGGTGCCTTTCATAGTAGCTATATAGATTGGGTGACAATTGTCTTTATGATTCTTGGCGGGGTGACCTTTGTTCTCTTTTATGAGGCGCTCAGGGGTAACTGGCGTAGTGTTATCGACAATACAGAATTTCGCTACTATCTCGCTGTCCTCCTCTTTTTTTGTTTGAGTGTGAGCTGGATTTTGTATGTAGATGGTATCTATGACTCTTTTCCGGATGCCCTTCGCTATGGCACCTTTCAGGTAGTTTCGATTCTGACCACCACCGGTTTTGCTACAGCAAATTACCTGACCTGGCCCCAGAGTACTCAGCTGTTTTTAGTAATTGTCTGTTTCATCGGTGCCTGTGCTGGTTCGACCACCAGTGGTATTAAGATTGTCCATTATGTGCTGATCTTCAAACATATGTATGTTTCGATAAAGCGCATTTTTCTTCAACCCATGTATGTTTCAACCACACGACTCAACGGTAAACCTGTTGATGCCTCCGTGGTCGATCTCGCTGTCTGCTATTTTATCGTTAATATTTTGATGGTATTTTTTGGTGGGATGGTGATGATTTTGCTTGAGGATATTACTGCAGTGACTGCCTTTAGTTCCGTGGTCGCAACCCTGATGAATATTGGCCCTGGTTTTGGTCAGGTGGGGCCCGTGGATAACTTTGCCTTTTTCAGCGATACAGGGAAGTGGTTTCTTGCCTGGAATATGTTGGTGGGGCGGTTGGAGATGTTCTCCGTCCTGGTTATATTTTATCCCGCATTTTGGAAGAGATAG
- a CDS encoding EI24 domain-containing protein: MGKNFFTSGQSSLAWWQIIKDYFFGALRWLYLIGTRIICFYLSFLIAYTLTSPGYFFLSHAAEKIYAGSHFDPDAAFTLKGSLRDLWEGAKIALLGVVVTLVAFSLNFIPLLGQALVILLYTFYSTLIFIDYPASRRQWSLGRKFSWLRNNPFISLRLGIFPALISLVPVINIFGMAFLFPLMTVHATLNFVAIEISPQKKA, from the coding sequence TTGGGGAAAAACTTTTTCACTTCCGGTCAAAGTAGTCTGGCCTGGTGGCAGATCATTAAAGATTATTTTTTTGGGGCTTTAAGATGGCTCTACCTCATTGGTACCCGTATTATCTGCTTCTACCTATCCTTTCTTATTGCCTATACCCTTACCAGTCCCGGCTATTTTTTCCTCAGCCACGCGGCAGAAAAAATTTATGCTGGCAGTCATTTTGATCCAGATGCAGCGTTCACCCTCAAAGGCAGCCTGCGTGACCTTTGGGAAGGCGCAAAAATAGCTCTGCTCGGGGTAGTGGTCACCCTGGTGGCCTTCTCTCTTAACTTTATCCCCCTGCTCGGCCAGGCCCTGGTCATTCTTCTCTATACCTTCTACTCTACACTTATTTTCATAGACTATCCCGCATCCAGGCGACAGTGGTCCCTTGGCAGAAAATTTTCCTGGTTACGAAACAACCCATTTATCTCCCTACGTTTAGGCATTTTCCCTGCACTTATCAGTTTAGTTCCCGTTATCAATATTTTCGGCATGGCCTTCCTCTTCCCCCTTATGACTGTCCATGCTACACTCAACTTTGTGGCAATTGAAATTTCCCCCCAAAAAAAGGCTTAA
- a CDS encoding cyclic nucleotide-binding domain-containing protein has protein sequence MAAQIKISDERQRQAVIMMTDMEHYSFATAAMSPQEICKFLLQYHGTLQDIVDLEESHPLEIEATAGDGCLVIFDRRAGEDIAATCDRAVRVAMRLAEAIESNMLPPTRMGIVLGEVLEVNLGKRFARFGADFSVANRLEGLCGYFGCHFLMDGEVAQRQSVYRYNLVNMGKLSLASIFHPVNIYTVYKPGVQNWPRDLPEEDLLTFIQLKNEAMELFSGNPETGVVPFFPHVREMLLAAQEFYLGKVGKKDKSIYQVLKYINENPEPNGGFNRAGMEMIEKRRDDFGRRIFHMSCGFLKSLDHDLYITLVEEIEWEKFFKLEWRLEGDVLITIDSIADGVYYLESGLVEVTDANGENIASLEAGDVFGEIAYLDEAQRRTANVVAETDVVLRKISSADLEKFPVIKRIFEKIAKKRLAQNS, from the coding sequence ATGGCTGCTCAGATAAAGATAAGTGATGAACGGCAACGTCAGGCTGTTATTATGATGACTGATATGGAGCACTACTCCTTTGCCACGGCAGCGATGTCTCCTCAGGAAATTTGTAAATTTTTACTTCAGTATCATGGTACTCTTCAGGATATTGTTGATTTGGAGGAGAGCCATCCGCTGGAAATAGAGGCAACGGCAGGTGATGGCTGTCTTGTTATTTTTGACAGGCGAGCGGGTGAAGATATTGCTGCTACCTGTGACAGGGCCGTGCGGGTAGCCATGCGTCTGGCTGAAGCCATTGAAAGTAATATGCTACCGCCAACACGTATGGGAATTGTTTTAGGAGAGGTTCTGGAGGTAAATCTTGGCAAGCGCTTCGCAAGATTCGGTGCAGATTTTTCTGTGGCCAATAGACTTGAAGGGCTCTGTGGTTATTTTGGTTGTCATTTTCTTATGGATGGCGAGGTGGCGCAAAGACAGAGCGTCTATAGATATAATCTTGTTAATATGGGTAAACTTAGTCTTGCCAGTATCTTTCATCCAGTAAATATCTATACAGTATATAAGCCAGGGGTGCAAAATTGGCCACGAGATTTGCCCGAGGAAGATCTTCTGACCTTTATTCAGCTGAAAAATGAGGCAATGGAGCTTTTTTCGGGCAATCCTGAAACAGGAGTGGTGCCATTTTTTCCTCATGTGCGGGAGATGCTCTTGGCTGCCCAGGAATTTTATCTGGGAAAAGTTGGAAAAAAAGATAAGTCAATTTATCAGGTGCTTAAATATATTAATGAAAATCCAGAGCCCAATGGTGGCTTTAATAGAGCAGGCATGGAGATGATTGAAAAAAGGCGAGATGATTTTGGCAGGAGGATATTTCATATGTCCTGTGGGTTTTTAAAGTCTTTGGATCATGATCTCTATATAACCCTTGTTGAAGAGATTGAGTGGGAAAAGTTTTTCAAACTCGAGTGGCGCCTGGAGGGAGATGTACTCATCACAATTGATTCTATTGCCGATGGTGTCTATTATCTGGAAAGTGGCTTGGTTGAGGTTACCGATGCCAATGGGGAGAATATTGCCTCTCTTGAGGCAGGAGATGTGTTTGGTGAAATAGCCTATCTGGATGAGGCACAGCGAAGAACGGCAAACGTCGTTGCCGAGACCGACGTCGTGCTCAGGAAAATTTCATCTGCAGACTTAGAAAAATTCCCTGTTATTAAAAGAATTTTTGAGAAAATAGCCAAAAAGAGGCTAGCGCAGAACAGCTAA